One Actinomycetota bacterium DNA window includes the following coding sequences:
- the mreD gene encoding rod shape-determining protein MreD — protein sequence MSRYYQLVLALLAAVILQVAVAPHITIAKVVPNFVLLVVIAVALLQGPRMGTVVGFSAGLIFDLIGTGPIGVAALVFCFVGYISGSLHENMFAEGWRLPVTVAFFASLFAEGMYVLALRLIGENVSVLSALIEVVIPSSIYNGLLAVVSYSLLARILRQDKRVTTFRRIGR from the coding sequence GTGAGCCGCTACTATCAACTGGTACTGGCATTACTTGCGGCAGTCATTCTCCAGGTTGCGGTCGCGCCACATATAACAATAGCCAAGGTAGTACCCAACTTTGTGCTTTTGGTTGTTATCGCAGTCGCCCTGCTTCAGGGTCCGCGTATGGGAACAGTTGTCGGCTTCTCAGCGGGCTTGATCTTTGATTTGATCGGAACGGGCCCGATCGGAGTGGCCGCACTTGTCTTTTGCTTCGTTGGCTACATCAGTGGGTCGTTACATGAAAATATGTTTGCCGAAGGATGGCGCCTGCCTGTCACAGTCGCCTTTTTTGCTAGCCTTTTTGCGGAGGGTATGTACGTTTTAGCGCTACGCCTGATCGGGGAGAATGTGTCCGTGCTATCGGCGCTTATCGAAGTTGTGATTCCGTCTTCGATATATAATGGGTTGTTGGCTGTCGTTTCTTATTCGCTGTTGGCTCGTATCTTGCGACAGGATAAAAGAGTTACAACTTTTCGCAGGATCGGCAGGTAG
- the mreC gene encoding rod shape-determining protein MreC translates to MRISRSDRSKNPALLLVALTIASLILITVHHRGSDAGPLHNLRLLVHSATAPVASIGSALFSPLRSAQKWLSTFGVDREQATALRGQNTLLRNRIIELEEARLENQRLQALLGIVEQGDISAVGARIIGRPVNAWEGYITLDRGTNDGIASGMPVMAEGGLLGQTTDVAERSSKVRLITDQGSGVSSLLQPTRAHGVVSGSVNGELVLQYVSRETTVAVGDAVITSGMGGVYPKGLRIGEVAEYRLRPGDLFPKIQVRPAVQLWTIEEVVVLKAAPVLPEIGGSE, encoded by the coding sequence GTGAGGATATCTAGATCTGATAGATCAAAAAACCCCGCATTGCTTCTGGTGGCGCTAACGATAGCCTCACTGATTTTGATTACAGTGCATCACCGCGGAAGTGACGCCGGGCCACTGCATAACCTTAGGTTGTTGGTTCACAGCGCCACTGCTCCCGTAGCCAGTATCGGCAGTGCGCTCTTCTCTCCACTGCGAAGTGCCCAAAAGTGGCTTTCGACGTTTGGGGTCGATCGTGAGCAAGCTACGGCATTGCGTGGGCAAAACACCTTATTGCGCAACAGGATTATCGAGCTGGAGGAGGCTCGCCTTGAAAACCAGAGACTTCAGGCTTTACTCGGCATCGTCGAACAAGGCGACATAAGTGCCGTTGGGGCTCGCATCATTGGAAGACCCGTAAATGCCTGGGAGGGATATATCACCTTAGATCGCGGGACCAACGACGGCATCGCCTCTGGTATGCCCGTTATGGCTGAAGGGGGTCTGTTGGGGCAAACAACCGATGTCGCTGAGCGCTCGTCCAAGGTCCGCCTGATCACCGATCAAGGCAGCGGAGTTTCTTCGCTACTACAGCCAACCAGAGCACACGGAGTTGTCAGTGGATCGGTCAACGGGGAGCTTGTGCTTCAGTATGTGAGTAGGGAAACTACGGTTGCAGTTGGCGACGCCGTTATAACATCCGGCATGGGCGGGGTGTATCCAAAAGGTCTACGGATTGGGGAGGTTGCAGAGTACCGACTTCGTCCGGGAGATCTGTTTCCAAAAATTCAAGTACGTCCGGCCGTGCAACTTTGGACGATTGAAGAAGTGGTAGTGCTAAAGGCCGCCCCGGTGCTACCGGAGATTGGCGGGAGCGAGTGA
- a CDS encoding rod shape-determining protein, with the protein MLTHRCPIPAAPCATLIAALHYLFVGGKEAAVSLIDIFFNSIGGDMAVDLGTANTLVSVRGRGIVLIEPSVVAVEKDTKRVLAVGMEAKRMLGRTPGSIVAIRPLKDGVIADFEVTEAMLRYFINQSRVKRFPWQPKPRVVVCVPSGVTEVEKRAVFEATMQAGARQAFLIEEPMAAAIGAGLPIQEPAGNMVVDIGGGTTEVAVISLGGIVVAQSIRIAGDEFDEAIINHVKKTYNVLIGERTAEEVKFEIGSAWPLLEEVDVEVRGRDLLTGLPRNLTMESEEIRDALEEPLSAIIAAVKNTLEQTPPELASDLMEYGIVLTGGGALLKGLDERLKHETGMPVYVSENALANVVDGSALALEEIDTLKRILTATR; encoded by the coding sequence ATGTTGACGCATCGTTGTCCGATCCCTGCTGCTCCCTGTGCTACACTAATCGCTGCGTTGCACTATTTATTTGTTGGTGGAAAGGAAGCGGCTGTGTCGCTTATCGATATTTTTTTTAACTCCATAGGCGGCGACATGGCCGTAGATCTTGGAACTGCAAACACGCTTGTGTCGGTCAGGGGGCGAGGCATAGTACTTATCGAACCTTCCGTGGTTGCAGTCGAAAAGGACACCAAGCGAGTGTTGGCTGTTGGAATGGAAGCCAAGCGCATGCTCGGAAGAACTCCAGGCAGCATTGTGGCAATACGACCGCTAAAGGATGGGGTTATCGCTGACTTTGAGGTGACCGAAGCCATGCTTCGATACTTCATAAACCAATCGAGGGTAAAGCGATTTCCGTGGCAACCCAAACCACGTGTGGTTGTTTGTGTCCCTTCAGGGGTAACCGAGGTTGAAAAGCGCGCAGTATTTGAGGCAACTATGCAAGCCGGCGCCCGCCAGGCTTTCTTGATCGAAGAACCGATGGCTGCGGCGATAGGCGCCGGACTGCCGATCCAGGAGCCTGCAGGCAATATGGTCGTAGATATCGGCGGAGGAACTACTGAGGTAGCTGTCATCTCCCTGGGCGGAATCGTGGTGGCGCAATCTATCAGGATCGCCGGAGATGAGTTCGACGAGGCGATCATCAATCATGTGAAGAAAACCTATAACGTTTTGATCGGTGAGAGAACGGCAGAAGAAGTAAAGTTTGAAATCGGTAGCGCCTGGCCCCTTCTGGAGGAAGTGGACGTCGAGGTTCGTGGCCGAGACCTTCTAACCGGACTTCCGAGAAATCTGACTATGGAATCGGAAGAGATTCGAGATGCCCTAGAGGAGCCCCTATCGGCAATTATAGCGGCCGTGAAGAACACTCTGGAACAGACGCCACCTGAACTTGCAAGTGATTTGATGGAGTACGGAATCGTTCTGACCGGCGGAGGGGCCTTGTTGAAAGGTCTCGATGAGCGCCTGAAGCATGAGACCGGGATGCCTGTATATGTATCGGAAAATGCCCTTGCTAATGTTGTCGATGGCTCGGCACTTGCTCTCGAGGAGATTGACACACTCAAGAGAATCTTGACCGCAACGCGATAG
- the radC gene encoding DNA repair protein RadC: MGPRLAWGESSPARYLLEDRPEAVSDAGLLSVVLGVPDQCIRDVVMEICPTPDMLWQVRAPDLISLPGVGPARAARLLACLEITRRTGMWRSPAKPIISTPKDVFDLCWPQFMGSDRERFWTLALSTKNHLLKTLEVSVGSLNASIVHPRELFKDALRVSAASIVVVHNHPSGDPTPSGADIQLTKRLVSAGDLIGIEVLDHVVIGNAGNYASLKDLGLM; this comes from the coding sequence ATGGGGCCACGTTTGGCATGGGGGGAGTCATCTCCTGCTCGCTATCTTTTGGAGGATCGTCCGGAAGCAGTCAGTGACGCTGGGCTACTCTCGGTGGTCTTGGGTGTTCCTGATCAATGTATACGTGATGTAGTGATGGAAATTTGCCCAACTCCCGATATGCTGTGGCAGGTAAGAGCTCCGGATCTTATCTCTCTTCCGGGCGTTGGTCCCGCCAGGGCCGCTCGATTACTGGCGTGCCTGGAGATCACTCGGCGAACAGGTATGTGGAGATCTCCGGCCAAGCCAATAATTTCTACCCCAAAAGACGTGTTTGATCTGTGTTGGCCACAGTTTATGGGCAGCGACAGAGAGCGCTTCTGGACTTTGGCCCTCTCGACAAAAAATCATCTGCTGAAAACGTTAGAGGTATCGGTAGGCAGCCTCAATGCATCGATAGTTCATCCCAGAGAGCTATTCAAAGACGCCCTTAGGGTTTCCGCTGCCTCAATAGTTGTTGTCCATAATCATCCGAGCGGAGATCCCACTCCATCTGGTGCGGACATTCAATTGACCAAGAGACTGGTGAGCGCGGGTGATCTGATTGGGATTGAGGTTCTCGATCATGTCGTGATTGGTAATGCTGGAAATTATGCGAGCCTGAAAGACCTTGGTTTGATGTAA
- a CDS encoding Gx transporter family protein — protein sequence MSFRARASTPTVLTALLTAAASVLGYVESTLIPSGVFPGIRIGLANIAVLIALSYLGPKGAVIVSLSRVLIVSLAVGTFGGPALILSFAGAAAALVAMIGLRFLGRHFSVVGWSVGGSVAHLVTQLVVVSILTGSISVLALAPWALALALISGLVIGVASRSILSRVPSLSLAGT from the coding sequence ATGTCATTTCGCGCTAGGGCTTCTACCCCGACAGTTTTGACTGCTTTGCTGACTGCAGCAGCCTCTGTATTGGGCTATGTCGAGTCAACACTCATTCCTTCCGGCGTATTCCCGGGCATACGGATTGGCCTTGCAAACATAGCGGTTCTTATAGCGCTTTCTTACTTGGGTCCTAAAGGTGCGGTAATCGTCTCCCTGTCGCGAGTACTGATTGTTTCTTTGGCTGTAGGCACCTTTGGTGGACCCGCGCTTATATTGTCGTTTGCGGGCGCCGCTGCTGCGTTAGTGGCCATGATCGGCTTGCGATTTCTCGGTAGGCATTTTTCAGTTGTGGGTTGGTCGGTTGGCGGTTCGGTTGCACATCTTGTTACGCAGCTTGTCGTTGTGTCTATCCTGACAGGCTCGATTTCGGTGCTTGCGTTGGCTCCTTGGGCACTCGCGCTAGCTTTGATTTCGGGTCTGGTGATCGGAGTAGCCTCTCGCTCCATTCTCTCCCGCGTTCCCTCACTGTCGTTAGCAGGCACGTAG
- a CDS encoding NusG domain II-containing protein, which produces MTKWDWILSGAIVAVAIILQLVGTSWATAGSKEYVSVIGPYGKTRISLSAADSPISVQGQIGTVVFEVRGGALHPVKASCPDGVCLASGPVGPGRPVVCAPNGIIAYVSGASSDYDVISR; this is translated from the coding sequence GTGACCAAATGGGATTGGATACTGTCAGGCGCTATAGTTGCAGTCGCAATTATCCTGCAGTTGGTCGGCACGAGCTGGGCAACTGCGGGGTCCAAGGAGTACGTCTCTGTCATTGGCCCCTATGGCAAGACCCGAATTTCCCTGTCTGCAGCAGACTCACCCATTTCGGTTCAGGGCCAGATCGGAACAGTGGTGTTTGAAGTTCGAGGCGGCGCCCTTCACCCTGTCAAAGCGTCATGTCCCGATGGTGTTTGCCTGGCTTCCGGCCCAGTTGGACCAGGAAGACCGGTAGTTTGCGCCCCTAACGGGATCATCGCATACGTATCAGGAGCAAGCAGTGACTACGATGTCATTTCGCGCTAG
- a CDS encoding RnfABCDGE type electron transport complex subunit B, protein MDPFLVLKAVAALSLIGMIAAVLLVVASRRFAVEVDPRIEGVLSVLPGANCGACGNPSCFTAAEKLVQSDAAVTLCTAGGQPVADAVATALGVDRCEIQSLASVRACGGGVAASRRFEYSGLLSCSAVVRVAGGDLECSSGCLGYGDCARACPFGAIEVGKRRLPIIDLEKCTGCEVCISQCPRSKLGLLTMVSAEAPVVVRCCSKDKVRDRRAYCSACCIACKKCEKACPDDAITVVDLCAVIDYDKCTGCRACVSVCPQKCIDLTGRGSMLAAHAQDTDGRGPDVDGFTVSSTIEVEQ, encoded by the coding sequence ATGGATCCGTTTCTTGTACTGAAAGCAGTTGCGGCCCTGAGCCTTATCGGCATGATAGCGGCCGTGTTGTTGGTGGTGGCTTCCAGGCGATTTGCAGTGGAAGTCGATCCTCGGATAGAGGGCGTTTTGTCTGTTTTGCCTGGTGCAAACTGTGGAGCTTGCGGAAATCCATCATGCTTTACGGCGGCAGAGAAGCTGGTCCAGTCTGATGCTGCTGTGACTTTATGCACAGCCGGGGGACAGCCTGTCGCAGATGCCGTTGCAACGGCACTTGGAGTCGACAGGTGTGAGATCCAATCTTTGGCTAGCGTTCGAGCGTGTGGAGGGGGAGTTGCCGCTTCTCGTCGCTTCGAGTATAGCGGCTTACTTTCATGCAGCGCTGTAGTCAGAGTTGCGGGAGGCGATCTCGAATGCTCGAGCGGTTGTTTGGGCTATGGGGACTGCGCTCGAGCGTGCCCATTCGGGGCCATTGAGGTTGGGAAGCGGCGCTTACCAATAATTGATTTGGAAAAATGTACAGGCTGTGAGGTGTGTATCAGTCAGTGCCCTCGTAGTAAATTGGGTTTGTTGACGATGGTATCCGCCGAAGCCCCTGTCGTCGTGAGGTGTTGCTCGAAGGATAAGGTTCGGGATCGAAGGGCTTATTGTTCTGCCTGTTGCATTGCTTGTAAAAAGTGCGAGAAGGCATGTCCGGACGATGCGATAACCGTCGTCGATCTTTGTGCTGTCATCGATTATGACAAGTGCACTGGTTGTCGGGCTTGCGTAAGTGTTTGTCCGCAAAAGTGTATCGACCTGACGGGACGAGGCTCTATGCTTGCCGCCCACGCCCAAGATACCGATGGGCGTGGTCCTGATGTAGATGGATTCACGGTGTCATCAACTATTGAGGTCGAACAGTGA
- a CDS encoding electron transport complex subunit RsxA, whose product METLSHFALLLVGGALVNNILLTRFIGLCPFFGVSGSFSTSIGMAGAVIFVMMLASSATWVFWNWVLVPLGVGNFLYIPAFILVIASLVQFVELYLRKVSPSLYRGLGIFLPLITTNCAVLATATEAVRPGFFKMNLDYTFSFPEVLVYTLGVSLGFGFALITFSALRERLEIAPVPASMRGTPISFITAGLLSIGYVGLAGLFGL is encoded by the coding sequence ATGGAAACGCTATCGCACTTTGCGCTTCTTTTAGTCGGCGGAGCACTTGTGAACAACATTCTGTTGACTCGATTTATCGGACTATGCCCGTTTTTCGGGGTTTCTGGCTCATTTAGTACGTCTATCGGGATGGCTGGCGCCGTCATCTTTGTCATGATGCTAGCGTCTTCAGCTACGTGGGTTTTCTGGAATTGGGTGTTGGTTCCTCTGGGCGTCGGAAACTTTCTTTACATTCCGGCGTTCATATTGGTAATCGCATCACTGGTTCAGTTTGTCGAGCTCTATTTGAGAAAGGTCAGCCCCTCTCTCTATCGCGGCCTTGGCATATTCCTTCCACTTATTACGACTAACTGCGCGGTTCTGGCCACTGCTACAGAAGCGGTCCGCCCAGGCTTTTTCAAGATGAACCTGGACTATACATTCAGTTTTCCTGAGGTTCTTGTGTATACACTCGGCGTCTCGCTAGGATTCGGTTTTGCGCTCATAACCTTTTCTGCGCTGAGGGAACGGCTTGAGATCGCTCCTGTTCCTGCGAGCATGCGAGGAACACCGATTTCGTTTATAACCGCTGGCCTTCTATCTATCGGGTATGTTGGCCTCGCTGGTCTGTTTGGCCTCTGA
- the rsxE gene encoding electron transport complex subunit RsxE: MSEWLAVFRRGLAIDNPLTVLMIGLCATLAVSTKVDGAMFMGLAVIFVTIASSIIVSLMRYFVPTAVRIPVFIVVIATFVTVVDLTMHAFLPEIYRFLGVWIPLIVVNCLILGRAEAFAYNNPPRLAFADGLGMGLGFAIVIVILAAIRELFGSGQIIFMGYPILEMPGWYRAPGILMLFPGAFIIFGFIIAIMSAINRRTTSRITQPLPSCTMEIGGKK, from the coding sequence ATGAGTGAGTGGCTGGCGGTTTTCAGGCGTGGTCTGGCCATCGACAATCCCCTGACCGTTCTCATGATAGGGCTATGCGCAACGCTTGCGGTCTCCACAAAGGTTGACGGCGCAATGTTCATGGGACTCGCAGTTATATTTGTGACCATTGCTTCAAGTATTATCGTCTCGCTAATGAGGTACTTTGTTCCCACGGCGGTAAGGATACCTGTCTTTATTGTGGTCATAGCGACATTTGTGACTGTGGTCGACTTGACGATGCATGCTTTTTTGCCGGAAATATATCGTTTCTTGGGAGTATGGATTCCTCTGATAGTTGTGAATTGCCTGATTTTGGGACGTGCAGAGGCTTTTGCATACAATAATCCGCCACGCCTGGCGTTTGCCGATGGACTTGGCATGGGTTTGGGTTTTGCCATAGTCATCGTGATACTTGCCGCCATTCGTGAGCTGTTTGGTAGTGGTCAGATTATCTTCATGGGATATCCCATTCTCGAGATGCCGGGATGGTATCGAGCCCCTGGAATCCTTATGCTCTTCCCGGGCGCCTTCATTATCTTCGGATTTATTATTGCCATAATGTCTGCGATTAACCGTCGTACAACCTCTCGGATCACTCAGCCTCTACCGAGTTGCACTATGGAGATCGGGGGGAAGAAATAA